In Actinomycetes bacterium, a single window of DNA contains:
- a CDS encoding amidohydrolase family protein, with the protein MVADPVPDAAVVVRDGRVAWTGPERELPADAPDQELDAGGAAVTPGFVDAHTHLVFAGVRRDEFIARLAGTTYDGGGIRTTVAATAAASDDELLDL; encoded by the coding sequence ATGGTCGCCGATCCGGTTCCCGACGCGGCCGTCGTGGTCCGGGACGGACGGGTCGCCTGGACCGGTCCGGAACGGGAGCTGCCGGCCGATGCGCCGGACCAGGAGCTCGACGCGGGCGGGGCAGCCGTCACACCGGGCTTCGTCGACGCCCACACCCACCTGGTGTTCGCGGGGGTCCGACGCGATGAGTTCATCGCCCGGCTGGCCGGGACGACGTACGACGGCGGCGGCATCCGGACGACGGTCGCGGCGACCGCGGCGGCCAGCGACGACGAGCTGCTCGACCTG